Proteins encoded within one genomic window of uncultured Draconibacterium sp.:
- a CDS encoding 3-methyl-2-oxobutanoate dehydrogenase subunit VorB has protein sequence MGELRLMKGNEVLAEAAIRCGCDGYFGYPITPQSEVMETLMARQPWNETGMTVLQAESEVASINMVYGAAATGKKVMTSSSSPGISLMAEGISYIAGAELPCLIVNVQRGGPGLGTIQPSQADYFQSVKGGGHGDYKMIVLAPASVQEMNDFVDLGFELAFKYRNPAMILADGAIGQMMEKVELADQKSRWTKEEIEKMSGDWAIIGKPKNRKKNIVTSLEMDSDKMEENNRRFQEKYRKMEEEEVRYEAIQCDDAEFVIVAFGTSARVCQKAVEIARAKGLKVGLLRPITLFPFPKKAIQELARKAKGFLSVEMSAGQMVEDIKLSVYEAGSNARVNYFGRMGGLIPTPDEVVEALEEKFSWELSYGVKRSY, from the coding sequence ATGGGAGAATTAAGATTAATGAAAGGAAACGAGGTGTTAGCTGAGGCTGCCATCCGCTGCGGATGCGACGGTTATTTTGGCTATCCCATAACACCTCAGTCGGAAGTGATGGAAACACTTATGGCTCGCCAGCCTTGGAACGAAACAGGAATGACGGTGTTACAAGCCGAAAGTGAAGTTGCTTCGATAAACATGGTTTACGGTGCTGCTGCCACCGGTAAAAAAGTTATGACTTCATCATCGAGCCCGGGTATTAGCCTTATGGCTGAAGGGATCTCGTACATTGCCGGAGCGGAACTACCTTGTTTAATAGTAAATGTTCAACGTGGTGGCCCGGGACTAGGAACCATCCAGCCATCGCAGGCTGATTACTTTCAGAGTGTAAAAGGTGGTGGCCACGGCGATTATAAAATGATTGTACTTGCACCTGCATCGGTTCAGGAAATGAACGACTTTGTTGATCTTGGTTTCGAACTGGCTTTTAAATACCGCAATCCGGCAATGATTTTGGCCGATGGTGCTATTGGTCAGATGATGGAAAAAGTAGAACTGGCCGACCAAAAATCACGCTGGACAAAAGAAGAAATCGAAAAAATGAGCGGAGATTGGGCAATCATCGGAAAACCAAAAAACCGCAAAAAGAATATTGTTACTTCGTTGGAAATGGATTCTGACAAAATGGAAGAAAATAACCGCCGTTTCCAGGAGAAGTATCGTAAGATGGAAGAAGAGGAAGTGCGTTATGAAGCTATTCAATGCGACGATGCAGAATTTGTAATTGTGGCATTCGGAACTTCGGCCCGTGTTTGCCAAAAAGCAGTGGAAATTGCCCGTGCAAAAGGATTAAAAGTTGGACTTCTTCGTCCGATTACCTTGTTCCCGTTCCCTAAAAAAGCGATACAGGAACTGGCGCGAAAAGCCAAAGGTTTCCTTTCGGTTGAAATGAGTGCCGGTCAAATGGTAGAAGATATCAAGCTGTCGGTTTACGAAGCCGGAAGCAATGCACGTGTGAACTATTTTGGCCGCATGGGCGGTCTTATTCCAACACCCGATGAGGTAGTTGAGGCACTGGAAGAAAAATTTTCATGGGAGTTAAGTTATGGAGTTAAACGTAGTTACTAA
- a CDS encoding 2-oxoacid:acceptor oxidoreductase family protein, producing the protein MTEEMIIAGFGGQGVLSMGKILAYSGIMEDKEVTWFPSYGPEMRGGTANVTVIVSDTRISSPILQEFDTAIILNQQSMDKFEKAVKSGGTLLYDPNGVINPPTRTDINIFKVEATKMAVEMGNPKVFNMIVFGSYLKVRPILSLDNVEKGLEKSLPERYHKLIPLNLEAIKKGQEIVDDVQLV; encoded by the coding sequence ATGACAGAAGAAATGATAATTGCCGGATTTGGAGGACAAGGTGTGCTTTCAATGGGTAAAATTCTTGCCTATTCGGGTATTATGGAAGACAAGGAAGTAACCTGGTTTCCGTCGTACGGACCTGAAATGCGCGGAGGCACGGCCAACGTTACTGTAATTGTTAGCGATACCCGCATTAGTTCGCCTATTTTACAAGAATTTGATACTGCCATTATTCTGAATCAGCAGAGTATGGATAAATTTGAAAAGGCGGTAAAATCCGGCGGTACTTTATTGTACGATCCGAATGGTGTGATCAATCCGCCAACGCGTACCGACATCAACATCTTTAAAGTTGAAGCCACAAAAATGGCTGTTGAGATGGGAAATCCAAAGGTGTTTAATATGATCGTTTTTGGAAGTTACCTGAAAGTACGACCGATTCTTTCGTTGGATAACGTTGAAAAGGGATTGGAAAAATCACTTCCGGAACGTTACCACAAGCTGATTCCACTAAACCTTGAGGCCATTAAAAAAGGACAGGAGATTGTGGATGATGTACAATTGGTTTAA
- a CDS encoding thiamine pyrophosphate-dependent enzyme, whose product MELNVVTKPEEIMDIKEIIKPENLVYQKSEVLNDDIMHYCPGCSHGVVHKIMAELIEEMGLQEKTVGIAPVGCAVFAYNYIDIDWQEAAHGRAPAVATGVARLNPDNFVFTYQGDGDLASIGSAEIMHACNRGENILVVFINNGIYGMTGGQMAPTTLEGMVTSTTPTGRNVDLNGYPMKITNLIAQLPGTSYVTRQAVHTAATARKCKRSLKKAIQNVLDKKGTSFVEVVSTCNSGWKMSPVEANNWMEENMIPYYPLGDLKDSVKGEHSEN is encoded by the coding sequence ATGGAGTTAAACGTAGTTACTAAACCGGAGGAGATTATGGATATTAAAGAAATAATTAAACCGGAAAACCTGGTTTATCAGAAGTCGGAAGTTTTGAACGACGATATTATGCACTACTGCCCGGGATGTTCTCATGGTGTGGTTCATAAAATTATGGCTGAACTGATTGAGGAAATGGGCCTTCAGGAAAAAACCGTTGGTATTGCACCGGTGGGATGCGCGGTTTTTGCCTACAATTATATAGATATCGATTGGCAGGAGGCTGCTCACGGTCGTGCTCCTGCAGTGGCAACCGGCGTTGCTCGTTTAAATCCTGACAATTTTGTTTTCACTTACCAGGGCGATGGCGACCTTGCATCGATTGGCTCGGCCGAAATTATGCATGCTTGCAACCGTGGCGAGAATATTCTTGTCGTGTTCATTAATAACGGAATTTACGGAATGACCGGAGGACAGATGGCACCAACAACACTGGAAGGAATGGTAACATCAACCACACCAACCGGACGGAATGTAGATTTGAACGGTTATCCGATGAAGATTACCAATTTGATCGCTCAGCTGCCGGGAACATCGTATGTAACACGCCAGGCGGTGCATACTGCGGCTACAGCTCGCAAATGCAAACGATCGCTGAAAAAAGCTATCCAAAATGTACTGGATAAAAAAGGAACTTCATTTGTAGAGGTGGTTTCAACCTGTAACTCGGGGTGGAAAATGAGTCCAGTTGAAGCGAACAATTGGATGGAAGAAAATATGATTCCGTACTATCCGTTGGGCGATTTGAAAGACAGTGTTAAAGGGGAACATTCGGAAAATTAG
- a CDS encoding Nif3-like dinuclear metal center hexameric protein, with the protein MKKLLLFVLLIPFETFAQNKITPQAVVNLMKKNVTCDWAETTVDVFKVGDPDTEIKGIAVCMFADMSTLQKAVEMNCNFIITHEPIFYNHLDETDSYTNDPVYTEKRKFIEDHNLVVFRFHDHIHMTQPDGIYAGMIEKLGWKDYAINDEGRLYKMPEKKLADFASELKDKFGLQTVRVIGNPEMKFTKVGLAVGAPGGARQIQMLNLPDVEVMVAGEASEWETYLYANDAATLGKNKAVIFLGHIKSEEAGMDYCAQWLKGFVKGVPIHFIENEANFITF; encoded by the coding sequence ATGAAGAAACTTTTGCTATTTGTACTGCTTATTCCATTTGAGACTTTTGCACAAAACAAGATAACACCCCAAGCGGTAGTAAACCTGATGAAAAAAAACGTTACCTGCGACTGGGCAGAAACTACTGTTGATGTGTTTAAAGTTGGCGATCCCGACACGGAAATAAAAGGTATTGCAGTTTGTATGTTTGCAGATATGAGTACACTACAAAAGGCGGTTGAAATGAACTGCAACTTTATTATTACCCACGAACCCATTTTCTACAACCACCTTGATGAAACCGACTCATATACAAACGACCCCGTTTATACAGAAAAACGCAAATTTATTGAAGACCACAATTTAGTTGTATTCCGGTTTCATGATCATATTCACATGACTCAACCCGATGGAATTTATGCAGGAATGATTGAAAAACTTGGTTGGAAAGATTATGCCATTAACGATGAAGGCAGACTATACAAAATGCCGGAGAAAAAGCTGGCTGACTTTGCCAGTGAATTAAAAGATAAATTTGGCCTACAAACTGTTCGAGTAATCGGCAACCCTGAAATGAAATTTACCAAAGTTGGTCTGGCAGTTGGTGCTCCCGGTGGCGCTCGTCAGATTCAAATGCTGAATCTGCCCGACGTGGAAGTTATGGTTGCCGGCGAAGCCAGCGAATGGGAAACTTACCTTTATGCCAACGATGCAGCGACACTGGGAAAAAACAAAGCGGTAATCTTTCTGGGGCATATAAAATCGGAAGAAGCAGGCATGGATTATTGTGCACAGTGGCTGAAAGGTTTTGTAAAAGGTGTACCTATTCATTTTATAGAGAATGAGGCTAATTTTATAACTTTCTAA
- a CDS encoding IS4 family transposase, giving the protein MNKTSFYYLKGMIIKEFNGFCRDVLPDVRIAKRAEKVMSDMFTLGKATVNKFCMTNTEKIGAYRMFSNNCFTYKDLIKALSNQCASNQNAAHLLCIQDTTEFNFIHHLGRIGKSDKDVGPVTKNDNGGFFCHPMLVLDAKDKMPLGIADVKIWNRSWDKANKHERAYKEQSISQKESFRWIETAQTSRKVLAQTPMVTIVGDRKSDIYEELCSLPDEQTHLLIRSSINRRLACSDEKLFEKLEQQELQSTYNLEVKGNKKRKSRTVRMELRYVKVKIKKPRKSHMGDFPDHVELFAIEARETKSIPKGESSIIWRLLTTHPINCTADAMQCLEWYANRWYIEELFRILKSKGFELEASQLETGAALKKQVVMALQVALISMSLKLSLNKKEIIEAKSAFSPQQIEFIEILLKTEIEGKTKKQKNPYPEKSLAWAAWAIARLSGWSGYKSHGPPGYISIKNGLNVFLSKFEGFQIALKYLNR; this is encoded by the coding sequence ATGAATAAGACTTCTTTTTATTATCTTAAGGGTATGATAATCAAGGAGTTTAACGGATTTTGCAGGGATGTTTTACCGGATGTCAGAATTGCCAAAAGAGCTGAGAAAGTAATGTCAGATATGTTTACTTTGGGCAAAGCAACGGTTAATAAGTTTTGTATGACCAACACCGAAAAAATAGGAGCATATCGCATGTTTAGCAACAACTGTTTTACATATAAGGATTTGATCAAGGCTTTAAGCAATCAATGTGCCTCTAATCAAAATGCAGCACATTTGCTTTGTATACAGGATACTACAGAGTTTAATTTCATCCATCACTTGGGTCGTATTGGCAAAAGCGACAAGGACGTAGGTCCTGTTACTAAAAACGACAACGGGGGCTTCTTTTGTCATCCTATGTTGGTTCTGGATGCAAAAGATAAAATGCCGCTTGGTATTGCCGATGTAAAGATCTGGAATCGGAGTTGGGATAAAGCAAATAAGCATGAACGTGCTTATAAAGAACAATCTATTAGTCAAAAGGAGTCCTTTAGGTGGATAGAAACAGCACAAACATCCAGAAAGGTTCTAGCACAAACCCCTATGGTTACTATAGTTGGAGACAGGAAATCTGACATTTACGAAGAGCTTTGCAGTCTACCCGATGAGCAAACGCATTTGCTGATCCGTTCAAGTATAAACAGACGATTGGCATGCAGCGATGAAAAACTCTTCGAAAAACTGGAACAGCAAGAGCTTCAAAGTACTTATAATCTGGAAGTAAAAGGGAATAAAAAAAGAAAATCAAGAACGGTTAGAATGGAGTTGCGCTATGTGAAAGTCAAGATTAAAAAGCCACGAAAATCGCACATGGGTGATTTTCCCGATCATGTAGAACTATTTGCCATAGAAGCTCGAGAAACTAAAAGTATACCCAAAGGAGAGTCGTCTATTATATGGCGATTGCTTACAACACACCCTATAAATTGCACTGCTGATGCTATGCAGTGTTTAGAGTGGTATGCAAACCGTTGGTATATTGAAGAACTATTCAGGATACTCAAGAGTAAAGGCTTTGAGCTCGAAGCCAGTCAATTGGAAACCGGAGCAGCGCTTAAAAAACAAGTTGTTATGGCGCTACAAGTAGCACTAATAAGCATGTCACTAAAATTATCGCTCAACAAAAAAGAAATAATTGAGGCTAAATCAGCATTTAGCCCACAACAAATAGAGTTTATAGAAATATTATTAAAAACAGAGATAGAAGGAAAAACAAAAAAACAAAAAAATCCGTACCCCGAGAAATCCCTGGCATGGGCTGCATGGGCAATAGCTCGCTTAAGTGGTTGGAGTGGTTACAAATCACATGGCCCACCCGGATACATTTCTATTAAGAATGGATTAAATGTCTTTTTAAGCAAATTTGAAGGCTTTCAAATCGCTCTCAAATATCTTAATCGATAA
- a CDS encoding tetratricopeptide repeat-containing sensor histidine kinase: protein MRHCIVVLLFATGSISLFAKNNKLDSLLNLANSTTIVTEKFNVNYELGKLLCSQKADSALMYTQFATKIAETNSLYPQLAKSYIQLGQLYKSKQLSDSSLFYYQEAYNLAKEIEDYNLQLESLNKIGGYYYSKRKYTEAYNTFTKAQEIIDYTSDPKLKAMLFNSLALWHKANNQSSKALEYYKEALSLSEENNYLKGVGLISSNMGLLYESMDKTDEALKYLKQSLAIRQKLNNKKGESYVHTNLGLVYENLHEYDKALEQYQRSLQLKNELNIKKGVDILYNNIAIIFKKQDLPDSAFYYANKALNLRIANNNEMSEARTRTVLGQTYLLVENTTKAEQELTRALQLAQNYKNLSVLQNIHSSLYNLYMKKKAYDKAVDHLLKANKLKDRIFNIEKEKSVATIEAKYDLLNTETENLRLSHEVALNKAQLRRYITIGIALTIAFLAIAVILVVVARSRKKLAEKNKRIEQQAIQLQHTNSKLKSLSKFQESMTNMLVHDLKTPLNVIVNYQNMKNMESYDQLIQQSGYSMQSLIHNLLDVYKYKDSKLELHKENIPLGVIVKKALEEVSFMAKAKNLNCKLVLDIDFVIKIDYEIIKRVFVNLLTNAIKYTPENETITLKFDQLNSDQLSIQIHNPGPAIPKEKQELIFEYFKQAGDNIPERIKSTGLGLNFCKIAIEAHSGHIGVKSDKETGTTFWFILPDVIKESQLTFPNIEESRNWFC from the coding sequence TTGAGGCACTGTATAGTTGTACTACTTTTTGCAACCGGCTCAATCTCATTGTTTGCAAAAAACAATAAGCTTGATAGTTTGCTTAACCTGGCAAATTCCACAACAATTGTTACTGAGAAGTTTAATGTAAACTACGAATTAGGCAAGCTGCTTTGTTCTCAAAAAGCAGATTCTGCATTAATGTACACTCAATTTGCAACAAAAATTGCGGAAACCAATAGTCTGTATCCGCAACTGGCAAAATCGTATATTCAACTTGGGCAATTGTATAAAAGCAAACAACTTTCCGACTCATCATTATTCTATTATCAAGAAGCTTATAATCTGGCTAAAGAGATAGAAGATTATAATTTGCAATTAGAAAGTCTGAATAAAATTGGAGGCTATTATTATTCAAAAAGAAAATACACAGAGGCATACAATACTTTTACCAAAGCCCAGGAAATTATCGATTACACAAGCGACCCAAAATTAAAAGCGATGCTATTCAACAGCCTGGCTCTTTGGCATAAAGCCAATAACCAAAGTAGCAAGGCATTGGAATATTATAAAGAAGCACTGAGCTTAAGTGAGGAAAATAATTACTTGAAAGGTGTTGGGCTTATTTCAAGCAATATGGGCTTATTGTACGAGTCGATGGATAAAACTGACGAGGCTTTAAAATATTTGAAGCAATCACTTGCTATCCGGCAAAAACTGAATAACAAAAAAGGAGAATCATATGTGCACACCAACCTGGGATTGGTATATGAAAACCTACACGAATATGATAAAGCACTGGAACAATACCAACGATCGCTGCAATTAAAAAATGAATTAAATATCAAAAAAGGCGTTGATATATTGTACAATAATATAGCTATTATATTCAAAAAACAGGATTTGCCTGATTCGGCTTTCTACTATGCCAACAAAGCACTTAATTTGCGTATAGCCAATAATAATGAAATGAGCGAAGCACGAACCCGGACTGTATTAGGGCAAACCTATTTATTGGTGGAAAACACTACTAAAGCAGAACAAGAACTTACCCGAGCTTTGCAACTGGCACAGAATTATAAAAACCTTAGTGTTTTGCAAAATATACACTCCTCTCTTTATAACTTGTATATGAAGAAGAAGGCTTACGATAAAGCTGTTGACCATTTATTAAAAGCCAACAAATTAAAAGACCGGATTTTTAATATTGAAAAAGAGAAAAGTGTTGCCACCATTGAAGCCAAATACGATTTATTAAACACCGAAACAGAAAATTTACGGCTCTCTCATGAGGTTGCTTTAAACAAAGCACAACTACGACGATACATCACCATCGGAATAGCATTAACCATTGCATTTCTGGCAATTGCTGTTATATTGGTTGTTGTAGCCCGATCGCGAAAAAAACTGGCTGAAAAAAATAAACGAATAGAACAACAAGCCATCCAGCTTCAACATACAAACTCCAAATTAAAAAGCCTTTCCAAATTTCAGGAAAGTATGACCAACATGTTGGTTCATGATTTGAAAACGCCATTAAATGTAATTGTGAACTACCAAAACATGAAGAACATGGAATCGTACGACCAACTTATTCAACAATCGGGTTATTCGATGCAATCCTTAATCCACAACCTGCTGGATGTATACAAATACAAAGATTCGAAGCTGGAATTACACAAAGAAAACATTCCGTTAGGCGTTATTGTAAAAAAGGCTTTAGAGGAAGTTTCATTTATGGCAAAAGCAAAAAATTTAAATTGTAAATTGGTATTAGATATAGATTTTGTGATTAAAATTGATTACGAAATAATCAAGCGTGTGTTTGTAAATTTACTAACCAACGCCATTAAATATACCCCTGAAAACGAAACAATAACACTTAAATTTGATCAGTTAAATTCTGATCAGTTATCAATTCAGATTCATAATCCGGGACCTGCGATACCTAAGGAAAAACAAGAACTTATTTTTGAATACTTTAAACAAGCAGGAGATAATATTCCGGAAAGAATAAAATCAACAGGTCTGGGATTAAACTTCTGCAAAATAGCAATAGAAGCACACAGCGGACATATTGGCGTTAAATCAGATAAAGAAACCGGAACTACTTTCTGGTTCATCTTACCCGATGTTATCAAAGAATCCCAGTTAACATTTCCAAATATTGAGGAAAGCCGGAATTGGTTTTGTTAG
- a CDS encoding 4Fe-4S binding protein: MAKVKGAVVVDKEGCKGCSLCVEACPHDVLALHKEVNSKGYHYSYMSNPDACIGCANCGVVCPDTCITIYRAKAS; encoded by the coding sequence ATGGCAAAAGTAAAAGGAGCAGTTGTTGTTGATAAGGAAGGCTGCAAAGGATGTAGTCTGTGTGTGGAAGCTTGTCCGCACGATGTATTGGCATTACACAAAGAGGTAAACAGCAAAGGGTATCATTATTCGTATATGAGTAATCCTGATGCTTGTATTGGATGCGCCAATTGTGGTGTTGTTTGTCCGGATACGTGCATAACTATTTACCGTGCAAAAGCCAGTTAG
- a CDS encoding IS4 family transposase, which produces MIVKEFKGFFSGFLPDVRIEKRAEKIMGDMLNFGKAVVNKFSRTNTEKIGAYRMFGNNSFSHIELTESVISSCKAKQGGAHLLCIQDTTEFNFTNHLQRIGKKDKDIGPVTKNDNAGFFCHPMLVVNEGDKMPIGLSSIELWNRNWDKQDKFERSYWKQDIAEKESYRWVESARKTQSVLDKAPLLTIIGDRESDIFSEFALVSDERTHLLVRSRIDRKLAEGDGKLYKKLSGQEQKAVYGLEIKGNKKRKARTAKMALKYVKVKIKRPERLRDKNLPEYVELWAIEAREQPGTIPGGEPPIVWRLLTTHPITGASQAMKCLEWYGNRWFIEELFRIMKSKGFELEASQLETGAALKKQVVMALQVALTIMVLKLSLNNKEAIKAELVFSQQQIKFIGLLLKNEIEGKTKKQQNPYPCQSLAWCAWAIARLSGWSGYKSHGPPGYISVKNGLDVFYNKYEGYLVAMKFLKDVYKG; this is translated from the coding sequence GTGATAGTCAAGGAGTTTAAGGGTTTTTTTAGCGGTTTTTTACCTGATGTCCGAATAGAAAAACGTGCAGAAAAAATTATGGGAGATATGCTTAACTTCGGCAAAGCAGTAGTAAACAAATTTAGTAGAACAAATACAGAAAAAATTGGGGCATATCGTATGTTTGGGAATAATAGTTTCAGCCATATCGAACTAACGGAAAGTGTAATTTCCAGTTGCAAGGCCAAGCAAGGCGGTGCACACCTTCTTTGCATACAGGACACAACAGAGTTTAATTTTACCAACCATCTGCAACGGATTGGGAAAAAAGACAAAGATATCGGCCCGGTAACAAAGAACGACAACGCGGGCTTCTTTTGCCATCCCATGTTGGTGGTAAACGAAGGAGACAAAATGCCTATTGGCCTGTCAAGCATAGAATTGTGGAACCGTAACTGGGACAAACAGGATAAATTTGAGCGAAGTTACTGGAAACAGGATATCGCAGAAAAGGAATCGTACCGTTGGGTTGAAAGTGCCCGAAAAACACAATCTGTTTTAGACAAAGCACCACTGTTGACCATCATTGGGGACAGGGAATCCGATATTTTTAGCGAGTTTGCCCTTGTGTCGGATGAACGAACCCATTTACTGGTGCGTTCAAGAATAGACAGGAAATTGGCAGAAGGGGACGGGAAACTTTATAAAAAGCTATCAGGGCAAGAACAAAAAGCTGTTTATGGTTTAGAGATAAAAGGGAATAAAAAGCGAAAAGCCCGTACAGCAAAGATGGCATTAAAATATGTAAAGGTTAAAATAAAAAGGCCTGAAAGGTTACGCGACAAGAACCTTCCTGAATATGTTGAATTATGGGCTATTGAAGCCCGGGAACAACCGGGAACAATTCCCGGGGGAGAACCCCCGATAGTTTGGAGGTTATTGACTACACACCCAATAACCGGGGCAAGCCAGGCAATGAAATGCCTTGAATGGTACGGCAACAGGTGGTTTATTGAAGAACTTTTCAGGATAATGAAAAGCAAGGGCTTTGAACTTGAAGCCTCGCAACTTGAAACTGGTGCAGCATTGAAAAAACAGGTTGTCATGGCACTCCAGGTGGCATTAACGATAATGGTACTTAAGTTATCGCTCAACAATAAAGAAGCAATAAAAGCTGAACTGGTCTTTAGCCAACAACAAATAAAGTTTATAGGGTTATTATTAAAAAATGAGATAGAAGGGAAAACGAAGAAACAACAAAACCCATATCCCTGCCAAAGCTTGGCATGGTGTGCCTGGGCAATAGCACGGCTTAGTGGCTGGAGCGGTTATAAATCCCATGGCCCACCAGGGTACATATCGGTTAAGAACGGACTTGATGTCTTTTACAACAAATATGAAGGCTACCTTGTAGCAATGAAGTTCTTAAAAGATGTGTATAAAGGGTAG
- a CDS encoding sigma-70 family RNA polymerase sigma factor, with protein sequence MKTSKNENKTKEHMVARDFKTSVLPVSNKLLRFATHFLHDEDQARDVVQDVFLKLWQRKETLDEVENIEAFAMRMTRNRCLDVIRANKTVPIDEDTDRRLKAKTIDVHSKVELGESAKQIKMLIGQLPELQQNVMHMRDIEQLSYDEIEEATGLQRNAIRVNLSRARKKVRDEYLKINRNDGSTRNTTITTTLL encoded by the coding sequence TTGAAAACAAGCAAAAACGAAAACAAAACAAAGGAGCACATGGTTGCCAGGGATTTTAAAACAAGTGTACTGCCGGTCAGTAATAAGTTGCTTCGCTTTGCAACGCACTTTTTACACGACGAAGATCAGGCGCGGGATGTGGTGCAGGATGTGTTCCTGAAATTATGGCAACGAAAGGAAACGCTCGACGAAGTTGAAAACATTGAGGCTTTTGCGATGCGAATGACACGGAACCGCTGCCTCGATGTAATAAGAGCAAATAAAACCGTTCCGATAGATGAAGACACAGACCGAAGATTAAAGGCGAAAACGATAGACGTTCATTCAAAAGTTGAGTTAGGTGAGTCGGCAAAACAAATAAAAATGCTGATAGGGCAACTGCCCGAGTTACAGCAAAACGTAATGCACATGCGAGACATAGAACAACTCTCGTACGATGAAATTGAAGAGGCTACCGGACTACAACGAAATGCGATAAGGGTAAACCTTTCGAGAGCACGAAAAAAAGTGCGCGATGAATATTTAAAAATTAACAGAAATGATGGAAGCACAAGAAATACTACGATTACTACAACGCTACTTTGA
- a CDS encoding DUF4252 domain-containing protein, whose translation MKKLLLILAVVLPMAVLAQKSPVDKLFEKYANQKGMTTVNISGKLLGFAAQIETGDKDTQELLSGLDGVRILAVEDDALNEKLDFYKELEAGGFFKNNDFEVLMEVTEDDEIVRFLARDAGNGKISDLILVVGGDDNALISISGIIDPQNIGKITKAVNVDVGDFE comes from the coding sequence ATGAAAAAGTTATTATTGATTTTAGCAGTTGTATTGCCCATGGCAGTGCTTGCACAAAAAAGCCCGGTTGACAAGCTCTTCGAAAAATATGCCAACCAAAAGGGAATGACCACCGTGAATATTTCCGGTAAATTACTGGGATTTGCAGCCCAAATTGAAACAGGCGATAAAGACACACAGGAATTATTATCAGGATTAGACGGTGTTCGGATTTTAGCGGTTGAAGATGACGCTTTAAATGAAAAGCTTGATTTTTACAAAGAATTAGAAGCTGGTGGTTTTTTCAAAAACAACGATTTTGAAGTGTTGATGGAAGTGACCGAGGACGATGAAATTGTTCGTTTCCTTGCAAGGGATGCCGGTAACGGTAAGATATCAGACTTGATTCTTGTAGTAGGAGGAGATGACAACGCGCTGATCAGTATCAGTGGAATAATCGATCCGCAAAATATTGGCAAGATCACCAAAGCTGTTAATGTTGATGTCGGTGATTTTGAATAA